Proteins from a single region of Primulina tabacum isolate GXHZ01 chromosome 5, ASM2559414v2, whole genome shotgun sequence:
- the LOC142547726 gene encoding putative serine/threonine-protein phosphatase 2A regulatory subunit B'' subunit TON2 yields MLTMKMEKMWMQTLCLDVLNINLTFIIYLKTGYWSFFTLNFKVSLTQARIEMSELDEDSDGFLQPHEMESYMGGLISNLLQLWDMPGAFVQMYCRIAAHKFFFFCDPHERSYACIKKVLLSNCLQELMELHQESEEEVTDNEQAENWFSLTSAQRICDMFLAIDKDMNGTLSKPELRDYALQVGIYQQLEL; encoded by the exons ATGCTGACGATGAAAATGGAGAAGATGTGGATGCAAACACTCTGTCTTGATGTACTAAACATCAATTTGACATTTATCATTTATTTGAAGACAGGATATTGGTCATTTTTCACCTTAAATTTTAAG GTTTCACTTACTCAAGCCAGAATCGAAATGAGTGAGCTTGACGAGGATTCTGATGGCTTTCTCCAGcctcat gaAATGGAATCATATATGGGAGGTCTTATTAGTAATTTGCTACAACTGTGGGATATGCCGGGAGCTTTTGTGCAGATGTACTGTCGTATAGCTGCACACAAGTTTTTCTTCTTTTGTGATCCTCATGAACGAA GTTATGCATGCATAAAGAAAGTCTTACTCAGTAATTGTCTCCAGGAATTGATGGAGCTTCACCAG GAAAGCGAGGAAGAAGTTACTGATAATGAACAGGCAGAAAACTGGTTCTCTTTGACTTCTGCTCAACGCATCTGTG ACATGTTCCTTGCTATTGATAAAGACATGAACGGAACGTTGAGCAAACCGGAGCTACGGGATTATGCTTTGCAGGTGGGTATATACCAACAGTTGGAACTATAA